The window GTTGGGCATCCTCCCCATGACTATGGGCGTCTTCTCCATCATGGGAATGGCTATCATCTTCCTGTGCTTGCTGGGCTGGCTGCTCGTGGATATGGTCACTGTCTTCACCGTGACTGTGGCCTTCATCACCGCCACCGCCGCAACCCATCATCAACAGGGATGTACTTAGAATTAGTAATGGTATTAGCTGTTTCATTGCATCAAAATTTGTTCGTGATAGTTTTGTGGATTGCTTGGGAATTAGTGACTGTGCTCTTCTTCCCCATGAGAATGAGTTGAATCATCATCATGGCTGTGTTCTTCATCATCATGACTATGGTCACCTTCTCCATCATGGGTATGCGCCGAGTCGTCATCTGCTGAATGGTCACCGCCTCCGATCCGAACTGCATCATTATCATCAGAAGTGGATGATTGAGCCGGAGCTTCATGAGTGTGATCTCCGTCCTCGCCATGACTGTGTGTTTCCTTTTCTGAGCCACAACCGGCGATAATAAATGCAATGCTTACAAAGAGTACTGTGAATAAATTTTTCATTGTTCTGAAGTGTTTTGAGTTGAGAATATTTTTCCTGAAGTGATGGTATCGAGTGTAAAAAGAGCTTGCTGGTAATCAGCGGTAATACGGTACTGAAGGCTACGACCATCTACGTAGGCTTTGGTGGCATCCAGCAATTCGACCAGCGAATAACGTCCTTCCTGATAAGCAGATCGTGCCGTTTCCAACATTTCCGCAGAAAGTGGGTTTTGTTGCATCTCTTGCCACTGCGCATACAAATTCTGAACACGACGGTAGGCCACATCCACCTGATCGTGAATAGTTCGCCTTTGGAGCTGCAACGATGTTTCCACGCTGCGATGTTCTGCTTCTGCCATGGTGATACTTCCGCTGTTTCGGTTGAAAATTGGCAGTTGTATGCCCCCTCCAATTACAAATCCTTCCGAGCCGTCCGACTGATTTTTATAGCCGAAATTCACCTTTAAGTCCGGGAGACGCTCTCGTTCTTCGACTTTGTATTTAAGTCCGAGAGCTTCTGCTTCAAGCTCAATAGCTTGTAAATCGGACCGGTGTTCCAGGGCGTACTGTTTCAGTGTTTCCGAATCCTCCATGATCGGCTCAACCGGCAAATCAGCTTCCACCTGAAATTCAAAACCGGACTCTTCGGATGAAATGATCATGGAAG of the Gracilimonas sediminicola genome contains:
- a CDS encoding TolC family protein, which produces MNSSKWWILFLVFLWVPLQVHAQSQTLSLEDVVERFKQHSLQQELAELEKLRKQGAAQQYKSYMNPEVSIFSEQLNAGTLDYDETTYQISQPIELLGQPFLRNKSANKSSEAAELSYEYDRSALIQQVKSLYAEYWFLQHKLQVYDQALEVISQVLTSAKDRQEEGTESGLQVQRFTVEKNRYLRERNEVELEMMQVGNQLASMIISSEESGFEFQVEADLPVEPIMEDSETLKQYALEHRSDLQAIELEAEALGLKYKVEERERLPDLKVNFGYKNQSDGSEGFVIGGGIQLPIFNRNSGSITMAEAEHRSVETSLQLQRRTIHDQVDVAYRRVQNLYAQWQEMQQNPLSAEMLETARSAYQEGRYSLVELLDATKAYVDGRSLQYRITADYQQALFTLDTITSGKIFSTQNTSEQ